Proteins encoded within one genomic window of Bradyrhizobium sp. 186:
- a CDS encoding ABC transporter substrate-binding protein produces MRNSKILATIIALAASTPVLADDVKVGVGISGWTGFAPLTLAKEAGIFKKNGLDVTIKKIPQKDRHLAIASGDVQCAATTVETWISWNANGVATKQIFQLDKSYGADGMAVRNDVTAIKELKGKTVAASAPGTSPYFALAWMLKKNGLTVKDVTVVNLEPAAAAQAFVSGQNDAAMTYEPYLSTVRAAPDKGKIIATTLDYPMVMDTFGCTPKFLTENPKAAQALADSYFEALDMIAKDQAKAYEIMGADVKQSGEQFGNSAKYLRWQDKAANQKFFAGDFLTFNKDAAELLLEIGIIKAAPKVEDLFDASFIK; encoded by the coding sequence ATGCGTAATTCGAAAATACTCGCGACAATCATTGCCCTCGCCGCCTCCACTCCGGTGCTCGCCGACGACGTCAAGGTCGGCGTCGGTATCTCCGGATGGACCGGCTTCGCGCCGCTGACGCTCGCCAAGGAGGCTGGCATCTTCAAGAAGAACGGCCTCGACGTGACGATCAAGAAGATTCCACAGAAGGACCGGCATCTCGCCATCGCCTCGGGCGACGTTCAATGCGCAGCGACGACCGTCGAAACCTGGATCTCCTGGAATGCGAACGGCGTTGCCACCAAGCAGATCTTCCAGCTCGACAAGAGCTACGGCGCGGACGGCATGGCCGTGCGCAACGACGTCACCGCGATCAAGGAGTTGAAGGGCAAGACCGTCGCGGCCTCCGCGCCCGGCACTTCGCCTTATTTCGCGCTGGCCTGGATGCTCAAGAAGAACGGTCTTACCGTGAAGGACGTCACCGTCGTGAACCTCGAGCCGGCCGCCGCCGCACAGGCCTTCGTCTCCGGCCAGAACGACGCCGCGATGACCTATGAGCCGTATCTGTCGACGGTGCGCGCCGCACCCGACAAGGGCAAGATCATCGCCACCACGCTCGACTATCCGATGGTCATGGACACCTTCGGCTGCACGCCGAAATTCTTGACCGAGAACCCGAAGGCCGCGCAGGCGCTGGCCGACAGCTATTTCGAGGCGCTCGACATGATCGCCAAGGATCAGGCCAAGGCCTACGAGATCATGGGCGCCGACGTGAAGCAGTCCGGCGAGCAGTTCGGCAACTCGGCAAAATATCTTCGCTGGCAGGACAAGGCCGCCAACCAGAAATTCTTTGCCGGCGATTTCCTGACCTTCAACAAGGATGCCGCAGAGCTGCTGCTCGAGATCGGTATCATCAAGGCCGCGCCGAAGGTCGAGGACCTCTTCGACGCGAGCTTCATCAAGTAA